One Deltaproteobacteria bacterium DNA window includes the following coding sequences:
- a CDS encoding branched-chain amino acid ABC transporter permease, whose protein sequence is MNYLLQQLLNALQLGSIYALIALGYTMVYGILTMINFAHGDLFMIGAFLCFLAGVTLGLPFVPTLLLSMAGAAMLGAVIERLAYKPLRNAPRVSPIITALGVGLFLENFTLALNPYPKHIAPLLPTHIWTVGGVSVSSLQAIIIVLSIFLMVLLDLYVNRTMTGMAMRAISWDRANAALMGLPVDGIISATFAIGAGLGGAAGVMYGLAYPVIDPYMGIMVGWKAFISAVVGGIGSIHGAMLGGFLLGAVEVLVAAYFPSTFRDFVSFSLLLVLLVGRPYGILGKPRPQKV, encoded by the coding sequence ATGAACTATCTTCTTCAGCAGTTGCTCAACGCTCTCCAGCTGGGGAGCATCTACGCCCTCATCGCGCTCGGCTACACGATGGTCTACGGCATCCTCACCATGATCAATTTCGCCCACGGCGACCTCTTCATGATCGGCGCCTTCCTCTGCTTCCTCGCGGGAGTCACCCTCGGCCTCCCGTTCGTGCCGACCCTGCTTTTGTCCATGGCGGGCGCGGCGATGCTCGGCGCGGTGATAGAGCGCCTCGCGTATAAACCGCTCCGCAACGCCCCCCGGGTTTCCCCCATCATCACGGCGCTCGGTGTGGGGCTCTTCCTCGAGAACTTCACGCTGGCGCTCAATCCGTATCCCAAGCACATCGCGCCGCTTCTTCCCACGCACATCTGGACGGTGGGGGGTGTTTCCGTCTCTTCTCTCCAGGCGATCATCATCGTCCTCTCGATCTTCCTCATGGTGCTGCTGGATCTCTATGTGAACCGGACGATGACGGGGATGGCAATGCGGGCGATTTCCTGGGACAGGGCCAATGCCGCCCTCATGGGCCTGCCGGTGGACGGGATAATTTCAGCCACGTTCGCCATCGGGGCGGGCCTGGGCGGAGCCGCGGGCGTCATGTACGGCCTGGCCTACCCGGTCATCGACCCGTACATGGGCATCATGGTCGGTTGGAAGGCGTTCATCTCCGCCGTGGTCGGAGGCATCGGCAGCATCCACGGTGCGATGCTGGGCGGGTTCCTCCTCGGGGCGGTCGAAGTTCTCGTGGCGGCCTACTTCCCGTCGACCTTCCGGGATTTCGTTTCGTTTTCACTGTTGCTGGTGCTGCTGGTGGGCAGGCCGTATGGAATACTGGGCAAGCCCAGGCCGCAGAAGGTTTGA
- a CDS encoding DoxX family protein, which produces MEEKRDDIASSIGLLVLRVGIGAFMLTHGLGKLQMLLAGQFDKFADPIGLGKGISLALMTFAEFFCALSVIFGFATRFAAVPLIFGMTVAAAVVHSNDPWTMGEGARLFMTGASKSWAAKEPALLYLIPFLSLVFTGAGRFSIDEFIRQRRQERSKRSGYQ; this is translated from the coding sequence ATGGAAGAGAAAAGGGATGACATCGCGAGCTCGATCGGTCTGCTGGTCCTGCGGGTCGGCATCGGCGCATTCATGCTCACGCATGGCTTGGGGAAACTGCAGATGCTGCTCGCCGGCCAATTCGACAAGTTCGCCGATCCCATCGGGCTGGGGAAGGGGATTAGCCTGGCGCTTATGACGTTCGCGGAGTTCTTTTGCGCCCTGTCCGTTATATTTGGATTCGCGACCCGTTTTGCCGCAGTGCCCTTGATATTCGGGATGACGGTTGCCGCGGCCGTCGTCCACAGCAACGATCCCTGGACAATGGGGGAAGGGGCCAGGTTGTTCATGACGGGCGCCTCGAAGTCCTGGGCTGCCAAGGAACCCGCGCTCCTGTACCTAATTCCGTTCCTCTCGCTGGTTTTTACAGGTGCGGGCAGGTTTTCCATCGACGAATTTATCCGGCAGCGCCGGCAGGAGCGATCGAAACGTTCGGGATATCAATAA
- a CDS encoding ABC transporter substrate-binding protein — MIRGYPPMNAWKSVLPPLLLIVVNLLFVLTIVSSCKPQAKNGYLIGYINPNPEETEGAQGFLRNMPAFGYIEGKNVTYIKFEKRDHKEIEAAAKDMVAKKADLIFTMTTPAAKLAKKAVEGTKIPIVFVMYDAIESGVVESMVKHGGNITGVQLTGSTRKALDWLLAISPRARNIFVPVCFDTGAARHSLEDLKKAAAHAGLKVTVSEVDTLEKLRKSLSAMPADAGAVFILHSWLIGSNMETILDSAKKRNIPVISAGHVNFDGGVVFSYGPLDDRTGMQAARLAHGILKGASPRDLPVETSDFYLGINLKSANALGVKIPDDVLQQADYIIR, encoded by the coding sequence ATGATACGCGGGTATCCTCCGATGAACGCATGGAAGAGTGTTCTCCCGCCGCTTTTGCTAATTGTTGTCAATCTGCTGTTCGTCCTCACCATTGTTTCCTCATGCAAGCCTCAGGCGAAAAACGGTTACCTGATCGGCTATATCAATCCCAACCCGGAAGAAACGGAAGGCGCGCAAGGATTTCTGCGCAATATGCCCGCATTCGGATACATCGAGGGGAAGAACGTCACCTACATCAAATTCGAAAAGAGAGACCATAAGGAGATCGAGGCCGCGGCGAAGGATATGGTCGCGAAGAAAGCCGACCTGATTTTCACCATGACGACGCCCGCCGCGAAACTGGCCAAGAAAGCCGTCGAAGGAACGAAAATCCCGATCGTCTTCGTCATGTACGACGCGATCGAATCCGGCGTGGTGGAAAGCATGGTAAAGCACGGCGGCAACATTACAGGCGTGCAGCTGACCGGAAGCACCCGCAAGGCGCTGGATTGGCTGCTCGCGATTTCCCCCCGTGCGAGGAATATCTTCGTCCCCGTCTGCTTCGACACGGGGGCTGCGCGCCATAGCCTCGAAGATCTCAAAAAAGCCGCCGCTCACGCAGGCCTCAAGGTGACCGTTTCGGAGGTCGACACCCTGGAAAAATTGCGGAAGTCGCTCTCCGCGATGCCCGCGGACGCCGGAGCCGTTTTCATACTTCATTCCTGGCTAATCGGCTCCAACATGGAGACTATTCTCGATTCCGCGAAAAAGCGGAACATCCCCGTCATCTCGGCGGGGCATGTGAACTTCGACGGAGGCGTGGTTTTTTCCTACGGACCTCTCGACGACCGGACCGGGATGCAGGCCGCCAGGCTGGCGCACGGAATCCTTAAAGGGGCTTCTCCCCGCGACCTGCCGGTGGAAACTTCGGATTTCTACCTCGGTATCAACCTGAAGAGCGCAAATGCGCTTGGAGTAAAAATCCCGGACGACGTACTGCAGCAGGCCGACTACATCATTCGTTAA
- a CDS encoding sulfite exporter TauE/SafE family protein codes for MQNLITSLPSYLTTGSPLAYAAVFAGGLLVSFTPCIYPVIPITVGYIGSRSGGSRARGFILSLAYVAGMAVTYAALGGAAALTGRVFGESASSPLSHLVVGNLCLLFGLSLFDIIRIPLPSFAPSASAARRSGGVLGALSFGMASGLVVGPCTAPVLGGLLLFVGSRQNVLQGLSLLFVFALGMGSVLVLLGTFSSLIAGLPRSGKWLGAVKRGFGVVMILAGEYFLVQAGRMLV; via the coding sequence ATGCAGAATCTTATAACTTCCCTGCCGTCTTACCTGACGACGGGGTCGCCGCTCGCCTACGCTGCCGTGTTCGCGGGAGGCCTTCTGGTAAGTTTTACCCCCTGCATTTACCCTGTCATCCCCATCACGGTTGGATATATCGGGAGCCGGAGCGGCGGATCGCGCGCAAGGGGATTCATCCTGAGTCTCGCCTACGTGGCGGGGATGGCCGTCACCTATGCCGCCCTCGGCGGGGCGGCCGCGCTGACGGGCAGGGTATTCGGAGAATCGGCCTCCAGCCCCCTTTCACACCTGGTCGTGGGAAACCTGTGCCTCCTTTTCGGCCTGTCTCTCTTCGATATCATCCGGATCCCCTTGCCCTCCTTCGCGCCGAGCGCTTCCGCCGCCCGCCGTTCGGGCGGCGTGCTCGGCGCCCTTTCGTTCGGCATGGCGTCCGGACTGGTCGTCGGCCCATGCACCGCTCCCGTCCTGGGAGGCCTCCTTCTCTTCGTCGGCTCCCGGCAGAACGTTTTGCAAGGATTATCGCTCCTCTTCGTGTTCGCCCTCGGCATGGGTTCCGTGCTCGTGCTGCTGGGAACGTTCTCAAGCCTTATCGCCGGTCTTCCCCGCTCGGGGAAATGGCTCGGTGCGGTAAAGAGAGGTTTCGGAGTCGTTATGATACTGGCCGGGGAATATTTCCTTGTACAGGCCGGCAGAATGCTCGTTTAA
- a CDS encoding ABC transporter substrate-binding protein — MKKTALLFALSLAVAMVFSGCADTSGPTVKVGVIAELTGDIPAVGASCRNAAELAAREINDAGGLDLGGKKYKIKLFIEDNAGKAEQSVSAAQKLITQNDVVAIVGPNASRYAVPASEIAESSKVVLITPWSTTPKTTLDARTGASKKYIFRACFTDPFQGRVVARFALENLKAKKAAVLYDVASEYNKGIAEIFKSAFEEKGGKVVAFETYTTNDKDFSAQLTKIKKAGPEVVFLPNYYSEVPLQVQQAHRLGIKVPFIGSDSWGSEELVKLAGKDVEGYYFSTHYAADAATPAATKFIQAYKAKYNTTPDDVAALTYDAFGLLIQAVKSAGKTDRQAVRDALAKIPGYEGVTGNMQFKEGSGDPIKSAVILKIKDGKFAWFANANP, encoded by the coding sequence ATGAAGAAGACGGCTTTGCTTTTTGCGCTTTCTTTGGCTGTCGCCATGGTATTTTCGGGCTGCGCCGATACTTCGGGGCCGACCGTCAAGGTCGGAGTGATCGCGGAACTTACCGGAGACATTCCCGCGGTCGGGGCGTCGTGCAGAAACGCCGCGGAACTGGCCGCCAGGGAAATAAACGATGCCGGCGGTCTCGACCTGGGCGGCAAGAAATACAAGATCAAGCTCTTCATCGAGGACAACGCGGGAAAGGCCGAACAGTCCGTCTCGGCCGCGCAGAAACTTATCACTCAGAACGACGTCGTTGCGATCGTCGGACCCAACGCCAGCAGGTACGCGGTCCCGGCGTCGGAAATCGCCGAAAGCTCCAAGGTGGTGTTGATTACTCCCTGGTCGACGACGCCGAAGACGACGCTGGACGCAAGGACGGGCGCTTCCAAGAAGTACATCTTCCGCGCATGCTTCACGGATCCTTTCCAGGGCCGCGTCGTGGCGCGGTTCGCGCTGGAAAACCTGAAGGCGAAGAAGGCCGCCGTCCTTTACGACGTCGCCTCGGAGTACAACAAGGGTATCGCGGAAATATTCAAATCGGCGTTCGAGGAAAAGGGCGGCAAGGTGGTCGCCTTCGAGACGTACACGACTAACGACAAGGACTTCTCCGCGCAGCTGACCAAGATAAAGAAAGCCGGACCGGAGGTCGTGTTCCTTCCCAACTATTACAGCGAGGTCCCGCTTCAGGTACAGCAGGCCCATCGCCTCGGGATCAAGGTCCCGTTCATCGGCAGCGATTCGTGGGGAAGCGAGGAGCTTGTCAAGCTGGCAGGCAAGGATGTAGAGGGCTACTACTTCAGCACCCATTACGCGGCCGACGCCGCCACCCCCGCCGCCACGAAATTCATCCAGGCGTACAAGGCGAAGTACAACACCACGCCGGACGACGTCGCAGCCCTCACGTATGACGCATTCGGGCTGCTTATCCAGGCGGTCAAAAGCGCGGGGAAAACGGACCGGCAGGCCGTCCGCGACGCACTTGCGAAGATCCCCGGTTACGAGGGCGTGACGGGGAACATGCAGTTCAAGGAAGGGTCCGGCGACCCGATCAAGAGCGCCGTTATCCTCAAGATCAAGGACGGAAAGTTTGCCTGGTTTGCAAACGCGAATCCCTGA
- a CDS encoding DsbC family protein → MKRLAALALGISAFLLLCASGASAFQKEGCGMGDCRDCHTLTPKEASGILGPLVDNVLNVEDSPVKGLWMVDIEKQGKKFPIFIDYSKGFLFSGQVVRISTREDISGARFATLNAVKVDPAVIPLGETLVLGNPEAKKKVIVFSDPDCHFCGKLHHEMKTVAEKDKDVAFFIKLYSRNNNPASAEKAKAVICSKSLSMLEDAYAGKKLAPGDCKTDAVEESFKLAEKLKIRGTPAMVFPDGTVVSGYRPADALLKLLSDDKPKAASAPAKEGKKGKK, encoded by the coding sequence ATGAAACGGCTTGCTGCGCTTGCCCTGGGGATTTCGGCATTCCTGCTTTTATGCGCGTCCGGCGCTTCGGCGTTTCAAAAGGAAGGATGCGGAATGGGTGATTGCAGGGATTGCCATACCCTGACCCCGAAGGAAGCTTCCGGAATCCTCGGTCCCCTGGTGGACAACGTGCTGAATGTGGAAGATAGCCCGGTGAAGGGCCTGTGGATGGTCGACATCGAGAAACAGGGGAAGAAATTCCCCATATTCATCGATTATTCGAAGGGCTTCCTTTTCAGCGGACAGGTGGTGAGGATCAGCACCCGGGAGGACATATCGGGAGCAAGATTCGCGACCCTTAACGCCGTAAAGGTGGATCCGGCCGTGATACCTTTGGGGGAAACGCTCGTCCTGGGCAATCCGGAAGCGAAAAAGAAGGTGATCGTGTTCAGCGATCCGGACTGCCACTTTTGCGGCAAGCTGCACCATGAAATGAAGACCGTCGCGGAAAAAGACAAGGATGTCGCGTTCTTCATCAAGCTTTATTCAAGGAACAACAACCCCGCTTCGGCCGAAAAGGCAAAGGCGGTCATCTGCTCGAAATCCCTCTCCATGCTGGAAGACGCCTACGCCGGGAAAAAGCTTGCGCCTGGCGACTGCAAGACAGACGCGGTCGAGGAATCCTTCAAACTCGCGGAGAAACTGAAGATCCGCGGGACGCCTGCGATGGTCTTTCCGGACGGAACCGTCGTAAGCGGATACCGCCCCGCCGACGCGCTGCTCAAGCTGCTTTCCGATGATAAGCCCAAGGCGGCGAGCGCCCCTGCGAAGGAGGGCAAAAAAGGGAAGAAATAG
- a CDS encoding TlpA family protein disulfide reductase → MKRFIAAMTAASVLAAFVPFAVAADGPAFTLKSAAGGTVSLGQFAGKKPVLLVFWATWCPHCNEAAPSINDMHMRLSGRLEILAVDFMESAEKVKGFIRKKNVSYTVLLDRDGKVARLYGVRGIPTYVLLDRNGRIVYFDNELPPDIERRI, encoded by the coding sequence ATGAAACGGTTCATTGCGGCGATGACGGCGGCCTCGGTTCTCGCTGCATTCGTGCCGTTCGCCGTCGCGGCCGACGGGCCGGCCTTCACGCTCAAGTCCGCCGCCGGAGGGACCGTATCGCTTGGACAATTCGCGGGGAAAAAGCCGGTCCTGCTCGTTTTCTGGGCGACCTGGTGCCCGCACTGCAACGAAGCGGCGCCTTCGATAAACGACATGCACATGCGCCTGTCCGGCAGGCTGGAAATACTGGCAGTCGATTTCATGGAGAGCGCCGAAAAGGTGAAGGGCTTCATCCGGAAAAAAAACGTCTCTTACACCGTGCTGCTCGACCGCGACGGCAAGGTAGCCCGCCTGTACGGGGTGCGCGGGATCCCCACTTACGTTCTCCTCGACCGCAATGGAAGGATAGTCTATTTCGACAACGAACTCCCTCCGGACATCGAAAGACGCATCTAA
- a CDS encoding PAS domain-containing protein, producing the protein MKRREMFVRILVIIAGVEVVVMFLLGALELPEGNAKNFIDAFTLSVLSAPLLYYSVIRPVTHRLSEQSALARKALEQELALKAYAEKLELKEAADAQSRLQAQRMELLGKFHAGAIEEADLDVILSDTAKDICRVLDVPCCAIRIFGNPDRIAEHCGPGTKPVSSSLALSRIPDACIADFEAGKYKVSDGTNLSPCCSGSDGCPDETGMGAHLEVPLLHSEGLAGILFLGTGGKREWTAEEIATAEAIAGGIAAAVRHDTVFRNQKEMAGRLMSLMNNVPGIVYRGYQDWSVGFMGAEVERVTGYTAEEFTGGSVKWKELMHPDDLPGIKIAFRKAVAERKGVLRVEYRLRHRDGTYRMLADRRQNTYDSKGEFLYVDGLLLDITEVSLLEKQARTAQRMEAVGTLAGGVAHDFNNALTGIFGFGELLRMKLSGDKRAEADLDEMLQCAVRASTLTRQLLTFARRQAIAPVNLSMNSVITDLMKLIENTAGERIVTKFRLEEDLPAVRADRGQLEQVLMNLCLNARDAMPDGGALVVETSAAVLDEEHVYRHPYMKSGRYAVLTVTDTGIGMNESTREKIFEPFFTTKGSDKGTGLGLAMVHGIVKRHEGYIHVYSEPGKGTTFRVHLPAIDGPPEASIARSREVVRGGDETILVADDDDSVRNLAELALGEQGYSVIAARNGEEAVEIFRRGNGIALVLLDVGMPRLDGKEALAVMREMSPGIKAILMSGHDFGENRPSEGSGRNVARLPKPFGCTELAKKVREVLDGN; encoded by the coding sequence TTGAAACGGCGCGAGATGTTCGTGAGGATATTGGTCATAATCGCCGGCGTTGAAGTAGTCGTCATGTTCCTGCTCGGTGCTCTTGAACTGCCGGAAGGGAACGCGAAGAATTTCATCGACGCCTTCACTCTTTCGGTTCTGAGCGCTCCGCTTCTCTATTATTCCGTGATCCGCCCCGTGACGCATAGGCTGTCCGAACAGTCCGCCCTTGCGCGGAAGGCCCTGGAGCAGGAGCTTGCCCTCAAGGCTTACGCGGAAAAACTCGAATTGAAGGAGGCCGCCGATGCGCAGTCACGGCTTCAGGCGCAACGGATGGAATTGCTCGGCAAGTTTCACGCGGGGGCCATCGAGGAAGCGGACCTGGACGTGATCCTTTCGGATACGGCGAAAGACATCTGCCGGGTCCTCGACGTTCCGTGTTGCGCGATCAGGATCTTCGGAAATCCCGACAGGATAGCCGAACATTGCGGACCGGGGACAAAGCCCGTCTCCTCCTCGCTTGCACTTTCCCGGATCCCCGACGCGTGCATTGCGGACTTCGAGGCGGGGAAATACAAGGTTTCCGACGGGACCAACCTGTCTCCTTGCTGCTCCGGCAGTGATGGTTGTCCTGACGAAACCGGCATGGGCGCGCATCTCGAAGTTCCCCTGCTCCATTCCGAAGGATTGGCTGGAATCCTGTTCCTTGGGACAGGGGGGAAGAGGGAGTGGACTGCGGAGGAAATCGCGACTGCGGAGGCGATTGCAGGGGGGATCGCTGCTGCGGTCCGGCACGACACGGTATTCCGGAACCAGAAGGAGATGGCAGGCCGCCTGATGTCGTTGATGAACAATGTGCCCGGCATCGTTTATCGCGGATACCAGGACTGGAGCGTCGGATTCATGGGCGCGGAGGTCGAACGGGTCACCGGATATACAGCCGAGGAATTCACCGGCGGCTCCGTCAAGTGGAAGGAATTGATGCATCCGGACGACCTTCCTGGGATAAAGATAGCGTTCCGGAAAGCGGTCGCGGAAAGAAAGGGCGTATTGCGCGTGGAGTACAGGCTGCGCCACCGGGATGGAACCTATCGAATGTTGGCCGACCGGCGTCAGAACACTTACGACTCAAAGGGAGAATTCCTTTACGTCGACGGCCTTCTGCTGGACATAACGGAAGTTTCGTTGCTGGAGAAGCAGGCTCGCACCGCCCAGAGGATGGAGGCCGTCGGTACGCTGGCGGGCGGCGTCGCGCACGATTTCAACAACGCGTTGACCGGCATCTTCGGGTTCGGGGAACTGCTGCGGATGAAGCTTTCCGGGGACAAGCGCGCGGAAGCGGACCTGGATGAGATGCTGCAATGCGCCGTGCGGGCATCGACGCTCACGAGGCAGCTTCTTACGTTCGCGCGCCGGCAGGCCATCGCGCCGGTCAATCTGAGCATGAACAGCGTGATAACGGATCTGATGAAGCTCATCGAGAACACGGCGGGGGAAAGGATCGTTACGAAGTTCCGGCTGGAAGAAGACCTGCCTGCCGTACGGGCCGACCGCGGGCAGCTCGAGCAGGTCCTCATGAACCTTTGCCTGAACGCCAGGGACGCCATGCCGGACGGCGGGGCGCTCGTGGTGGAAACCTCGGCCGCCGTCCTCGACGAGGAACATGTCTACCGGCACCCGTACATGAAATCCGGAAGATATGCAGTCCTCACGGTCACGGACACGGGAATCGGCATGAACGAATCGACCCGTGAAAAGATTTTCGAGCCGTTCTTCACGACGAAGGGCTCCGACAAGGGAACGGGGCTCGGGCTTGCCATGGTCCATGGGATCGTAAAGAGGCACGAAGGGTACATCCATGTGTACAGCGAACCGGGAAAAGGGACGACGTTCCGGGTCCACCTTCCGGCCATCGACGGACCTCCCGAAGCGAGTATCGCCCGCAGCCGGGAGGTCGTCCGGGGGGGGGACGAGACGATCCTTGTGGCAGACGACGACGATTCGGTGCGGAACCTGGCGGAACTGGCGCTCGGAGAGCAAGGCTACAGCGTGATTGCCGCCCGGAACGGCGAGGAAGCAGTCGAAATCTTCCGGAGAGGGAACGGCATCGCGCTTGTCCTGCTCGACGTGGGCATGCCGAGGCTGGACGGAAAGGAAGCCCTGGCCGTCATGCGGGAGATGTCCCCCGGCATCAAGGCGATACTGATGAGCGGCCACGATTTCGGCGAAAACCGCCCGAGCGAAGGATCGGGAAGGAACGTCGCTCGCCTCCCGAAGCCCTTCGGCTGCACGGAGCTTGCGAAGAAGGTGCGGGAAGTCCTCGACGGGAATTGA
- a CDS encoding response regulator, which produces MTHLMRNSIRKRLTITFIGLSILPVLLLGGFLLWQNLEMQLQEAEEMQAKLTKMAAHELQTHIHGLESLLISFTRITRVMEAERKQQRLMISKLLFSANDKYRRDIFHEIVLLDNRGRELAHVSRDRVVADAELGDRSKAEEFAKPSKGREVHYSPVFFDERTGEPRMNLGVPIVDVRSAQVKGVLVAAINLKFMIEVLEDLKIGETGIAYVVAEDGRVVVHPNLSVVLRGTYLKRAERSGIHNGIQGTKSLLAYDTMRVGGQEFRIVTELPIAEAGKYAARSLVAILIFLAATLAGAIAVGVALVRQIISPLESLSGIAKAIGKGDYSQSVTIERDDEIGALSKAFGVMTSRLIETINTLKRQMAELRQADERITQQHDLLKNVMNSLTHPFYVIDAMRHTIVMANTAAHFGELTEQTKCYKMTHHRDSPCEGDDHPCTIREVTNNRRPVVLEHYHHNSTEKPKYYEVYGYPIFDGQGNVAQVIEYTLDITNKKKLEKQFLQAQKMEAVGQLAGGIAHDFNNLLSAIIGYSEMALEELAPNHPAREKIRTINNAGEKAATLTRQLLAFSRKQILELKAVSLNSIVENMTKLLHRVIGEDIHLEINLNPSLENVKADAGQIEQVLMNLAVNARDAMPDGGRLIIETENVELDEEYAKAREGVAPGSYAMLSVTDTGMGMSRDVLENIFEPFFTTKGEKGTGLGLSTIYGIVKQHDGSIGVYSEPNVGTTFKIYIPSTGEAGEDAAPGEFEIRLTGSETILVVDDEPSIRKLIVSTLQPLGFNLLEAGDGVEALESSRSVKGTIDLLITDIIMPEMNGIELAGIIRKERPDILVIYTSGYTNSTILKQEIFDDRTSFLQKPISPKRLMAKLKTVLG; this is translated from the coding sequence GTGACTCACCTCATGAGGAACAGCATCAGGAAGCGCCTGACCATCACCTTCATCGGGCTTTCCATCTTACCCGTATTGCTTCTCGGCGGGTTCCTTTTATGGCAAAACCTCGAAATGCAGCTTCAGGAAGCCGAGGAAATGCAGGCGAAGCTGACGAAGATGGCCGCCCACGAACTGCAAACCCATATCCACGGGCTCGAATCACTACTGATCTCCTTCACCAGGATCACCCGTGTGATGGAAGCGGAGCGCAAACAGCAGCGACTCATGATTTCGAAGCTTCTCTTTTCCGCAAACGATAAATACCGCAGGGACATTTTCCATGAGATCGTGCTTCTCGACAACCGCGGGAGGGAGCTGGCGCACGTTTCGCGGGATCGGGTGGTGGCGGACGCCGAGCTCGGCGACAGGTCGAAAGCCGAAGAATTCGCGAAGCCGTCGAAGGGCCGGGAAGTCCATTACAGCCCCGTGTTCTTCGACGAGCGGACCGGCGAGCCCCGCATGAATCTCGGCGTGCCTATCGTGGATGTCCGGAGCGCGCAGGTAAAGGGCGTTCTCGTAGCGGCGATCAACCTGAAATTCATGATCGAGGTACTGGAAGACCTGAAAATCGGAGAGACGGGAATCGCCTACGTCGTTGCGGAAGACGGAAGGGTGGTCGTTCATCCGAATCTTTCCGTGGTCTTAAGGGGAACCTACCTGAAAAGGGCCGAACGGTCCGGCATACACAATGGGATACAGGGGACGAAATCCCTGCTTGCGTACGATACCATGCGGGTCGGAGGCCAGGAATTCCGCATCGTAACCGAGCTGCCGATCGCCGAAGCGGGAAAATACGCCGCCCGCTCCCTGGTCGCCATACTGATCTTCCTCGCCGCGACGCTGGCGGGCGCGATCGCGGTCGGCGTCGCCCTCGTCCGCCAGATCATCAGTCCGCTCGAATCCCTGTCGGGAATCGCCAAGGCTATCGGCAAGGGCGATTATTCGCAATCCGTCACGATCGAAAGGGACGACGAAATCGGCGCGCTCTCGAAAGCGTTCGGAGTCATGACTTCAAGGCTGATCGAAACGATCAACACTCTCAAGCGCCAGATGGCCGAACTGCGACAGGCGGACGAGCGGATCACGCAGCAGCACGATCTCCTGAAAAACGTCATGAACTCCCTCACGCATCCGTTTTACGTGATCGACGCGATGCGCCACACCATCGTCATGGCGAACACCGCCGCCCACTTCGGCGAGCTCACGGAACAAACGAAATGTTACAAAATGACCCATCACCGGGATTCCCCGTGCGAAGGGGACGACCATCCCTGCACGATACGGGAGGTGACGAACAACCGGAGGCCGGTGGTACTGGAGCATTACCACCACAATTCCACCGAAAAGCCGAAATATTACGAGGTGTACGGCTACCCGATCTTCGACGGGCAGGGGAACGTCGCCCAGGTCATCGAATACACGCTGGATATAACGAACAAGAAAAAGCTGGAGAAGCAATTCCTGCAGGCGCAGAAGATGGAGGCGGTCGGCCAGCTCGCGGGAGGCATCGCCCACGACTTCAACAACCTGTTGTCGGCCATCATCGGCTACAGCGAAATGGCGCTTGAGGAACTTGCCCCCAACCACCCCGCACGTGAAAAGATCCGGACGATCAACAACGCCGGGGAGAAAGCCGCAACGCTCACGAGGCAGCTCCTTGCCTTCAGCCGGAAACAGATCCTCGAACTGAAAGCGGTGAGCCTCAACTCCATCGTGGAAAACATGACGAAGCTCCTTCATCGCGTGATCGGCGAGGATATCCATCTCGAAATCAACCTGAACCCTTCCCTCGAAAACGTGAAGGCGGACGCCGGCCAGATCGAGCAGGTGCTGATGAACCTTGCGGTGAACGCCAGGGACGCGATGCCGGACGGCGGACGGCTGATCATCGAAACCGAAAACGTCGAGCTGGACGAGGAATACGCGAAGGCCCGCGAGGGAGTCGCGCCGGGTTCGTATGCGATGCTTTCCGTGACGGACACGGGGATGGGCATGAGCCGCGATGTGCTGGAAAACATTTTCGAGCCGTTCTTCACGACCAAGGGGGAAAAAGGGACGGGGCTCGGTTTGTCCACGATCTACGGGATCGTGAAGCAGCACGACGGGAGCATAGGCGTTTACAGCGAGCCGAACGTCGGGACTACGTTCAAAATCTATATCCCCTCCACGGGCGAAGCCGGGGAGGATGCGGCGCCAGGCGAATTCGAAATCCGGCTTACGGGTTCCGAAACGATCCTGGTGGTCGACGACGAGCCGTCCATACGGAAATTGATCGTAAGCACGCTCCAGCCGCTGGGGTTCAATCTCCTCGAAGCCGGCGACGGCGTGGAAGCGCTCGAATCAAGCAGGTCCGTCAAGGGGACGATCGACCTCCTGATCACCGACATCATCATGCCGGAGATGAACGGGATCGAACTGGCGGGAATCATCAGGAAAGAACGGCCGGATATCCTGGTGATCTACACGTCGGGATACACGAACAGCACGATACTGAAACAGGAGATTTTCGACGACCGAACGAGTTTCCTTCAGAAACCGATCTCGCCAAAACGCCTCATGGCGAAGCTGAAGACCGTACTGGGGTGA